A single Curtobacterium sp. MCJR17_020 DNA region contains:
- the bcp gene encoding thioredoxin-dependent thiol peroxidase translates to MTDRLAAGDTAPDFTLPDQDGVEHSLAALRGKKVIVYFYPAASTPGCTTEACDFRDNMSSLQAAGYEVLGVSKDEQAKLKTFQHEQALTFPLLSDPDLAVHKAYAAWGEKNNYGKIVTGTIRSTIVVDEDGTVQLPLYNVKATGHVASLRKKLGLV, encoded by the coding sequence ATGACCGACCGTCTCGCCGCCGGCGACACCGCCCCCGACTTCACACTGCCGGACCAGGACGGCGTCGAGCACTCGCTCGCCGCACTGCGGGGCAAGAAGGTCATCGTGTACTTCTACCCGGCGGCGTCCACCCCCGGTTGCACCACCGAGGCCTGCGACTTCCGCGACAACATGTCGTCGCTGCAGGCAGCCGGCTACGAGGTCCTCGGCGTCTCGAAGGACGAGCAGGCGAAGCTCAAGACCTTCCAGCACGAGCAGGCGCTCACGTTCCCACTGCTGAGCGACCCGGACCTCGCGGTGCACAAGGCGTACGCCGCGTGGGGCGAGAAGAACAACTACGGCAAGATCGTGACCGGCACGATCCGCTCCACGATCGTCGTCGACGAGGACGGCACCGTGCAGCTGCCGCTGTACAACGTCAAGGCGACCGGACACGTGGCGAGCCTGCGGAAGAAGCTCGGCCTGGTCTGA
- a CDS encoding WhiB family transcriptional regulator yields the protein MDWRDKAACLTADPELFFPVGNTGPAVDQIEKAKSVCARCTVTEMCLQYALENNQDSGVWGGLSEDERRALKRRAARARRAS from the coding sequence ATGGACTGGCGTGACAAGGCAGCTTGCCTCACCGCGGACCCCGAGCTCTTCTTCCCCGTCGGGAACACCGGGCCCGCCGTCGATCAGATCGAGAAGGCCAAGTCGGTCTGTGCGCGCTGCACGGTCACCGAGATGTGCCTGCAGTACGCACTCGAGAACAACCAGGACTCCGGCGTCTGGGGTGGCCTCAGCGAGGACGAGCGTCGTGCGCTGAAGCGTCGCGCCGCCCGCGCCCGCCGCGCTTCCTGA
- a CDS encoding PAS domain-containing sensor histidine kinase, translating into MSTLSDLVLAQGRSSEADVEWLHLLVGDWQLLADLSFADMVLWVPTAEDGSFVAVAHARPSSAATLFYRDIVGQEIREEWRGQVTESFAGARVVDSAEPDWYEDTPTRVRAIPVLRRLSAKSAETTERPIAVVTRHSNQDEMRTPSRQELNFTASANDLFGMIATGDFPDLGAPAGPRRGAPRASDGLLRLDTAGIVTFASPNGLSAFNRMGFEGELERKSLAEVTTELIGAQLDVDESLPLVVTGRAPWRADIESKGVTVSLRSIPLRDHGDRIGAIVLCRDVSELRHQERELITKDATIREIHHRVKNNLQTVASLLRIQARRTHSDEARTSLQNAMRRVAAIAVVHDTLSSGLSQTVDFDDVFDSVLKLVTEVAASHNTTVHPKKTGEFGVLPSEAATPLALGLTELVTNAVEHGLDGRDGEVEIVARRFDDHLEIEVRDNGVGLPEGKVGSGLGTQIVRTLIQGELGGTIDWHTLTGSGTEVTITIPFRWLTAPA; encoded by the coding sequence GTGTCGACCCTCAGTGACCTCGTCCTCGCGCAAGGCCGTTCCTCCGAAGCCGATGTGGAGTGGCTCCACCTGCTCGTGGGGGACTGGCAGCTCCTCGCCGACCTGTCCTTCGCCGACATGGTGCTGTGGGTGCCGACTGCCGAGGACGGCTCGTTCGTCGCCGTGGCACACGCCCGACCGAGCTCCGCGGCCACGCTGTTCTACCGCGACATCGTCGGGCAGGAGATCCGCGAGGAGTGGCGCGGCCAGGTGACCGAGAGCTTCGCCGGCGCCCGCGTCGTCGACTCCGCCGAGCCCGACTGGTACGAGGACACCCCCACCCGGGTCCGCGCGATCCCAGTACTGCGGCGGCTCAGTGCCAAGAGTGCGGAGACCACCGAGCGGCCGATCGCCGTCGTCACGCGCCACTCCAACCAGGACGAGATGCGGACGCCGAGCCGTCAGGAACTGAACTTCACCGCGAGTGCGAACGACCTGTTCGGCATGATCGCGACGGGCGACTTCCCGGACCTCGGCGCACCGGCCGGTCCGCGCCGCGGCGCCCCGCGCGCCAGTGACGGCCTGCTGCGCCTCGACACCGCCGGCATCGTGACGTTCGCCAGCCCGAACGGCCTGAGCGCCTTCAACCGGATGGGCTTCGAGGGGGAGCTCGAGCGGAAGTCGTTGGCCGAGGTCACCACCGAGCTCATCGGCGCGCAGCTCGACGTCGACGAGTCGCTTCCCCTCGTCGTCACCGGTCGCGCTCCGTGGCGGGCCGACATCGAGTCGAAGGGCGTGACGGTGTCGCTGCGGTCGATCCCGCTCCGCGACCACGGCGACCGCATCGGTGCGATCGTGCTCTGCCGCGACGTGTCGGAGCTCCGGCACCAGGAGCGCGAGCTCATCACCAAGGACGCGACGATCCGCGAGATCCACCACCGCGTCAAGAACAACCTGCAGACGGTGGCGTCGCTGCTGCGCATCCAGGCTCGTCGCACGCACTCCGACGAGGCACGGACCTCGCTGCAGAACGCCATGCGTCGCGTGGCAGCCATCGCGGTCGTGCACGACACGTTGTCGAGCGGCCTGAGCCAGACGGTCGACTTCGACGACGTCTTCGACTCGGTGCTCAAGCTCGTCACCGAGGTCGCCGCGTCGCACAACACCACCGTGCACCCGAAGAAGACCGGCGAGTTCGGGGTGCTGCCGTCCGAGGCTGCCACGCCGCTCGCACTCGGGCTCACCGAGCTCGTCACGAACGCCGTCGAGCACGGGCTGGACGGCCGCGACGGCGAGGTCGAGATCGTCGCCCGCCGGTTCGACGACCACCTGGAGATCGAGGTCCGTGACAACGGCGTGGGTCTGCCCGAGGGGAAGGTCGGGTCGGGCCTCGGCACCCAGATCGTCCGCACGCTCATCCAGGGCGAGCTCGGCGGCACGATCGACTGGCACACCCTGACCGGCAGCGGTACCGAGGTGACGATCACCATCCCGTTCCGCTGGCTGACCGCTCCCGCCTAG
- a CDS encoding Rv3235 family protein: MAEQARRIDHTTTTAHSPPLTIVEPQPVDEPASGPPDPADTARALGLCVAEVLTGAREVDSIARWITDDVHRHLQQRAAVAAHARSVRRRSRSRPVLRVGSVLVCRPADGVAEATVVVHTRSHARAVAMRLETRDGRWRATAIGVL; this comes from the coding sequence GTGGCAGAGCAGGCACGCCGGATCGACCACACGACGACGACGGCGCACTCGCCGCCGCTCACGATCGTCGAACCGCAGCCGGTCGACGAACCGGCGAGCGGTCCACCGGACCCGGCGGACACCGCACGCGCCCTCGGCCTGTGCGTCGCCGAGGTCCTGACCGGGGCCCGCGAGGTCGACAGCATCGCCCGCTGGATCACCGACGACGTGCACCGACATCTGCAGCAACGTGCAGCCGTGGCCGCGCACGCCCGCTCGGTGCGCCGGCGGTCGCGGAGCCGCCCGGTGCTGCGGGTCGGCAGCGTGCTCGTCTGCCGACCGGCCGACGGCGTCGCCGAGGCGACCGTCGTCGTGCACACGCGCAGTCATGCACGCGCCGTGGCGATGCGGTTGGAGACGCGGGACGGCAGGTGGCGGGCGACCGCGATCGGTGTCCTGTAG
- the secA gene encoding preprotein translocase subunit SecA yields the protein MANVLEKVLRIGEGRTVRRLKAYASAINDLEDDFSSLTDEELQDETKELRERYANGETLDDLLPEAFAAVREAAKRTLGMRHFDVQLMGGAALHLGNIAEMKTGEGKTLVATTAAYLNAIPSRGVHVITVNDYLASYQSEIMGRVFRALGMTTGCIIANQTPAERREQYAADITYGTNNEFGFDYLRDNMAWQASDMVQRGHFFAVVDEVDSILIDEARTPLIISGPSSGEANRWFTEFASIAKRLTPGEDYEVDEKKRTVGVLEPGIEKVEDYLGIDNLYESANTPLISFLNNSIKAVALFKRDKDYVVMNGEVLIVDEHTGRILMGRRYNEGIHQAIEAKENVEVKAENQTLATVTLQNYFRLYQKLSGMTGTAETEAAEFMSTYKLGVVPIPTNKPMQRIDQTDLVYKNEKSKFEQVAEDIAERHEQGQPVLVGTTSVEKSEYLSKLLAKKGVKHEVLNAKNHAREAAIVAQAGRLGAVTVATNMAGRGTDIMLGGNSEFLAVQEMHAKGLSPTETPDEYEAEWDEVFARVKAEVEVEGDKVREAGGLYVLGTERHESRRIDNQLRGRSGRQGDPGESRFYLSLTDDLMRLFNSGAAESLMGRSNVPDDLAIENKLVGRAIRSAQAQVEGRNAEIRKNVLKYDDVLNRQREAIYSDRRHILEGDDLHDRAQSFLKAVIDDVIDTHTGEGSPDDWDLDAMWTELGTLYPISISIDEVITEAGSKGKASRDFLGREILSDAKLAYSTREELLGDEAMRELERRVVLSVIDRRWRDHLYEMDYLKDGIGLRAMAQRDPLVEYQREGYALFQTMMGQIREESVGYLFNLEVQVQSDGENAVIEAKGLGEDEVSGLEYSAPSIDGEVEVRDEKGRLEQAATARAQQAQAQAEAEAAAEPEQGSAFGNAATASGQAAAAGNRAERRQASKK from the coding sequence GTGGCAAACGTGCTGGAGAAGGTCCTCCGCATCGGCGAAGGACGCACCGTCCGCCGGCTGAAGGCGTACGCCTCGGCGATCAACGACCTCGAGGACGACTTCTCGAGCCTCACCGACGAGGAACTCCAGGACGAGACGAAGGAGCTGCGCGAGCGGTACGCCAACGGCGAGACCCTCGACGACCTGCTCCCCGAGGCGTTCGCCGCCGTGCGGGAAGCAGCGAAGCGCACCCTCGGCATGCGGCACTTCGACGTGCAGCTCATGGGCGGGGCGGCCCTGCACCTCGGCAACATCGCCGAGATGAAGACCGGTGAGGGCAAGACCCTCGTCGCGACGACGGCGGCCTACCTCAACGCGATCCCGTCGCGCGGCGTGCACGTCATCACGGTCAACGACTACCTGGCGTCGTACCAGTCCGAGATCATGGGTCGCGTCTTCCGCGCCCTCGGCATGACGACCGGCTGCATCATCGCCAACCAGACGCCGGCCGAGCGCCGCGAGCAGTACGCGGCGGACATCACCTACGGCACGAACAACGAGTTCGGCTTCGACTACCTGCGCGACAACATGGCGTGGCAGGCCTCCGACATGGTGCAGCGCGGCCACTTCTTCGCCGTGGTCGACGAGGTCGACTCGATCCTCATCGACGAGGCCCGCACACCGCTCATCATCTCCGGCCCGTCCTCGGGCGAGGCCAACCGGTGGTTCACGGAGTTCGCCTCGATCGCCAAGCGCCTGACCCCGGGCGAGGACTACGAGGTCGACGAGAAGAAGCGCACCGTCGGCGTGCTCGAGCCCGGCATCGAGAAGGTCGAGGACTACCTCGGCATCGACAACCTGTACGAGTCGGCGAACACCCCGCTCATCTCGTTCCTCAACAACTCCATCAAGGCCGTCGCCCTGTTCAAGCGCGACAAGGACTACGTCGTGATGAACGGCGAGGTGCTCATCGTCGACGAGCACACCGGCCGCATCCTGATGGGCCGTCGCTACAACGAGGGCATCCACCAGGCGATCGAGGCGAAGGAGAACGTCGAGGTCAAGGCGGAGAACCAGACCCTCGCCACGGTCACGCTGCAGAACTACTTCCGGCTCTACCAGAAGCTCTCCGGCATGACCGGTACCGCCGAGACCGAAGCGGCCGAGTTCATGTCGACCTACAAGCTCGGCGTGGTCCCGATCCCGACGAACAAGCCGATGCAGCGCATAGACCAGACCGACCTGGTCTACAAGAACGAGAAGTCGAAGTTCGAGCAGGTCGCCGAGGACATCGCCGAGCGCCACGAGCAGGGCCAGCCCGTCCTCGTCGGCACCACGAGCGTCGAGAAGTCCGAGTACCTGTCGAAGCTCCTCGCCAAGAAGGGCGTGAAGCACGAGGTCCTCAACGCGAAGAACCACGCGCGTGAAGCCGCGATCGTCGCCCAGGCCGGTCGCCTCGGCGCCGTCACCGTCGCGACGAACATGGCCGGCCGAGGCACCGACATCATGCTCGGCGGCAACTCCGAGTTCCTCGCGGTGCAGGAGATGCACGCCAAGGGCCTGTCGCCGACCGAGACCCCCGACGAGTACGAAGCCGAGTGGGACGAGGTCTTCGCCCGCGTCAAGGCCGAGGTCGAGGTCGAGGGCGACAAGGTCCGCGAGGCCGGTGGGCTCTACGTCCTCGGCACCGAGCGCCACGAGTCGCGCCGCATCGACAACCAGCTGCGCGGTCGTTCCGGTCGTCAGGGTGACCCGGGCGAGAGCCGCTTCTACCTGTCGCTCACCGACGACCTCATGCGCCTGTTCAACTCCGGTGCCGCCGAGAGCCTCATGGGCCGCTCGAACGTGCCGGACGACCTGGCGATCGAGAACAAGCTCGTCGGCCGTGCGATCCGTTCCGCCCAGGCGCAGGTCGAGGGCCGGAACGCCGAGATCCGCAAGAACGTCCTGAAGTACGACGACGTCCTGAACCGGCAGCGCGAGGCGATCTACAGCGACCGCCGCCACATCCTCGAGGGCGACGACCTGCACGACCGCGCGCAGTCGTTCCTCAAGGCCGTCATCGACGACGTGATCGACACCCACACCGGTGAGGGCTCGCCGGACGACTGGGACCTCGACGCCATGTGGACCGAGCTCGGCACGCTCTACCCGATCTCGATCTCCATCGACGAGGTCATCACCGAGGCCGGCTCGAAGGGCAAGGCGTCGCGCGACTTCCTCGGTCGCGAGATCCTCTCCGACGCCAAGCTGGCGTACTCCACGCGTGAGGAACTCCTCGGCGACGAGGCGATGCGCGAGCTCGAGCGTCGTGTCGTGCTGTCGGTGATCGACCGTCGCTGGCGCGATCACCTGTACGAGATGGACTATCTCAAGGACGGCATCGGCCTCCGCGCCATGGCTCAGCGTGACCCGCTCGTCGAGTACCAGCGCGAGGGCTACGCGCTGTTCCAGACGATGATGGGCCAGATCCGCGAAGAGTCGGTCGGCTACCTGTTCAACCTCGAGGTCCAGGTGCAGTCCGACGGCGAGAACGCCGTCATCGAGGCCAAGGGCCTCGGCGAGGACGAGGTCTCCGGCCTCGAGTACTCGGCACCGTCGATCGACGGCGAGGTCGAGGTGCGCGACGAGAAGGGCCGCCTCGAGCAGGCCGCGACGGCGCGCGCGCAGCAGGCCCAGGCCCAGGCCGAGGCGGAGGCAGCTGCCGAGCCCGAGCAGGGCTCCGCGTTCGGCAACGCGGCCACGGCTTCCGGCCAGGCAGCTGCGGCCGGCAACCGCGCCGAGCGTCGTCAGGCGTCGAAGAAGTAG
- the raiA gene encoding ribosome-associated translation inhibitor RaiA: MDVTITGRNVGVTDRFRTYVEQKSEKIDVLADRALAFEVRISRHHEKSGSSQGEDRIELTLIGPGPLVRAESAASDKYAAFDLAFARIMERLRRARDRRKVHRGRHRPTSVAEAAGSGFDGMGVVPADGRLIEDVATGAVPVVDADAPEDEDDEVYSPVVIRHKVFEAAPMTVDDALYFMELVGHDFYLFVDAETHRPSVVYRRKGWDYGVIGIDDQTGAAASVDAEPAAALA, from the coding sequence ATGGACGTGACGATCACAGGCCGGAACGTCGGGGTCACCGACCGATTCCGCACCTACGTCGAACAGAAGTCCGAGAAGATCGACGTGCTCGCTGACCGTGCGCTCGCCTTCGAGGTGCGCATCAGCCGCCACCACGAGAAGTCGGGCAGCAGCCAGGGCGAGGACCGCATCGAGCTGACGCTCATCGGTCCCGGGCCCCTCGTACGGGCGGAGTCCGCGGCGTCCGACAAGTACGCCGCCTTCGACCTCGCCTTCGCCCGCATCATGGAGCGTCTGCGTCGTGCTCGTGACCGGCGCAAGGTGCACCGCGGTCGTCACCGCCCGACCTCGGTGGCCGAGGCTGCCGGCAGCGGTTTCGACGGCATGGGGGTGGTCCCCGCTGACGGCCGCCTCATCGAGGACGTCGCCACCGGCGCGGTCCCGGTCGTCGACGCCGACGCACCGGAGGACGAGGACGACGAGGTCTACAGCCCCGTGGTCATCCGGCACAAGGTCTTCGAGGCCGCCCCGATGACCGTCGACGACGCCCTGTACTTCATGGAGCTCGTCGGACACGACTTCTACCTGTTCGTGGACGCCGAGACCCACCGCCCGAGCGTCGTCTACCGACGCAAGGGCTGGGACTACGGCGTGATCGGCATCGACGACCAGACCGGCGCCGCGGCGTCGGTGGACGCCGAGCCGGCCGCCGCGCTCGCCTGA
- a CDS encoding phosphoribosyltransferase family protein encodes MRTEDPPTEDRSTADPLTPWRDAALAVLGLFLPVECLGCARPDRALCRACRAALAARPRRVRLVAGVRLDAAFEYEGLVRTLLLELKLRGRVDVARPLGARFGALVRVALAEAPVGTVVLRVPPSRAGARRRGFDPVVLLLARGGVRGTGRLRRARVRGGPANGEPGQKERTAIERVAATVGTLRACGVDGRDVVLVDDVVTTGVTMAEGVRAVRAAGGRVVRCVAVASVED; translated from the coding sequence ATGCGCACCGAGGACCCGCCCACCGAGGACCGGTCCACCGCGGACCCGCTCACCCCGTGGCGCGACGCGGCGCTCGCGGTGCTCGGCTTGTTCCTGCCGGTGGAGTGCCTGGGCTGCGCACGGCCGGACCGTGCGCTCTGCCGAGCCTGCCGCGCCGCCCTGGCCGCACGCCCGCGTCGGGTCCGACTCGTCGCGGGCGTGCGGCTCGACGCCGCCTTCGAGTACGAAGGACTCGTCCGCACCCTGCTGCTCGAGCTGAAGCTGCGCGGTCGGGTGGACGTCGCACGACCGCTCGGCGCTCGCTTCGGTGCGCTCGTGCGTGTCGCGCTCGCCGAGGCACCCGTCGGCACCGTCGTGCTGCGGGTCCCGCCGTCGCGGGCGGGGGCACGGCGTCGGGGGTTCGACCCCGTGGTGCTGCTGCTCGCCCGCGGTGGCGTCCGCGGCACCGGGCGGCTCCGGCGGGCGCGGGTCCGAGGTGGACCGGCGAACGGTGAGCCGGGCCAGAAGGAACGGACGGCGATCGAGCGGGTCGCCGCGACCGTCGGCACGCTGCGGGCGTGCGGGGTCGACGGGCGGGACGTGGTGCTCGTGGACGACGTCGTGACGACCGGCGTCACGATGGCCGAGGGGGTGCGGGCGGTCCGCGCCGCGGGCGGCCGGGTCGTCCGGTGCGTGGCCGTCGCGAGCGTCGAGGACTGA
- a CDS encoding GerMN domain-containing protein: MRRRPRLRHVVAAALAALGVFALTACAAIPVSGDVRTGQTIKDESLSGVDFRPDKPITGSDQTAILRGFIAAATGAQDNYAIARQFLASDFSQQWNPRQGVTIRDGSGTVERADDRELTYTLTASATVDSEGEYTQAVRPTSSTLTFQFTREDGEWRIAYAPDGIILSPVSFDSVFQQHALYFYDPTFRFLVPDERWFLARSSTSTRIASALMAGPADWLKGAVVSSFPEGTQLSLNAVTIDSGTALVDLSSDALRASTVDRVRMREQLSKSLASVATISSVSMTIEGASLSVPDSSGANAQQNPDVDPRPLVDEDGVVGYAATGTGKVSKLGGGVGDTVAGLDPTSISLSASGTTAAVGNRDGAVVVRGDDHLRVDAREDLVAPAIDDLGFVWVGQSSDTRRITAYGLGGDPHQVATSLPRGDLVSFQVSRDSTRALALIQTADGPGLYVMAIIRGSDRSPTSFGAAVRVQAATGDAVGATWVNDTDVASVGQTTAGPNVVRTTIGGQSSTLPKPDGRATSISGGSGGALLLRMSSGSVLQSTGGGWDTTGVTADVLGVQR, from the coding sequence ATGCGCCGCCGTCCCCGTCTCCGGCACGTCGTGGCCGCGGCCCTGGCCGCTCTCGGCGTGTTCGCCCTGACCGCCTGCGCCGCGATCCCCGTCTCCGGCGACGTCCGCACCGGGCAGACGATCAAGGACGAGTCGCTCTCCGGCGTCGACTTCCGGCCGGACAAACCGATCACCGGCTCCGACCAGACCGCGATCCTGCGCGGGTTCATCGCGGCGGCGACCGGTGCGCAGGACAACTACGCCATCGCCCGGCAGTTCCTCGCCTCGGACTTCTCGCAGCAGTGGAACCCGCGGCAGGGCGTCACGATCCGCGACGGCAGCGGCACCGTCGAGCGCGCCGACGACCGCGAGCTGACGTACACGCTCACCGCGAGCGCGACCGTCGACTCCGAGGGGGAGTACACCCAGGCGGTCCGCCCGACCTCGTCCACGCTGACGTTCCAGTTCACCCGCGAGGACGGCGAATGGCGCATCGCCTACGCCCCCGACGGCATCATCCTGTCCCCGGTGAGCTTCGACTCCGTCTTCCAGCAGCACGCGCTGTACTTCTACGACCCGACGTTCCGGTTCCTCGTGCCCGACGAGCGCTGGTTCCTCGCCCGCTCGTCCACCAGCACCCGCATCGCCAGCGCCCTGATGGCCGGTCCCGCCGACTGGCTCAAGGGTGCCGTCGTCTCGTCGTTCCCCGAGGGCACCCAGCTCTCCCTGAACGCGGTCACCATCGACAGCGGCACGGCACTCGTCGACCTGTCCAGCGACGCCCTGCGCGCCAGCACCGTCGACCGCGTCCGGATGCGCGAGCAGCTGAGCAAGTCGCTCGCCTCGGTCGCCACCATCTCGTCGGTGTCGATGACCATCGAGGGCGCGAGCCTGTCCGTCCCCGACTCGAGCGGGGCGAACGCGCAGCAGAACCCGGACGTCGACCCCCGCCCCCTCGTCGACGAGGACGGTGTGGTCGGCTACGCGGCCACGGGAACCGGCAAGGTCTCGAAGCTCGGCGGCGGCGTCGGCGACACCGTGGCCGGCCTCGACCCGACCTCGATCTCGCTGTCCGCCTCCGGCACCACGGCCGCCGTCGGCAACCGCGACGGTGCCGTCGTCGTCCGCGGCGACGACCACCTGCGCGTCGACGCCCGCGAGGACCTCGTCGCCCCCGCGATCGACGACCTCGGGTTCGTCTGGGTCGGCCAGTCGTCGGACACCCGCCGGATCACCGCCTACGGCCTCGGCGGCGACCCGCACCAGGTCGCGACGTCGTTGCCGCGCGGCGACCTCGTGTCGTTCCAGGTGTCCCGCGACTCGACCCGGGCACTCGCCCTGATCCAGACCGCCGACGGCCCCGGCCTGTACGTGATGGCGATCATCCGCGGGTCCGACCGGTCCCCGACGTCGTTCGGCGCAGCCGTCCGGGTGCAGGCGGCCACCGGCGACGCCGTCGGGGCGACGTGGGTGAACGACACCGACGTGGCCTCGGTCGGGCAGACCACGGCCGGGCCGAACGTCGTCCGGACCACCATCGGCGGGCAGTCGAGCACCCTGCCGAAGCCGGACGGGCGCGCGACCTCGATCAGTGGTGGGAGCGGTGGTGCGCTGCTGCTCCGGATGTCGAGCGGGTCGGTGCTGCAGTCCACCGGCGGCGGTTGGGACACCACCGGCGTGACCGCGGACGTGCTCGGCGTCCAGCGCTGA
- the mtrB gene encoding MtrAB system histidine kinase MtrB: MPPAPPAGTAPGTAAGAAPGTATVSIGVVGRGRRRMRRWVRRGWRPVAYVWRRSLMFRSVAITVMTTGLAVGIIGTAVMVSISTNVYSQRRDQIESESARATIVAQGIFDAATAAEDNNQSELETLQNEAQQAILSNTTSPGGTSIAIERSPDQSTPQTLQTIASQDFPDAVITDALRKEVGANTGKLSLQPVQLDDDGRRVPGLAVGSTLQIPSAGQYELYLVYDLSDAQQTLDFVSQTLSIGGVALMVLIALVTSLVVRLVVVPIREAAETSRKIAAGRLDERIPVRGQDDLATLARSFNGMAEAVSRQITQLAELSRVQQRFVSDVSHELRTPLTTIRLAGDMLFDSRHAFEPSVGRSAELLHAQVERFELLLADLLEISRYDAQAVQLDTEPSVPAALAADIVEEFRPLAERAGIDLQLATPGGHTTMRLDAKRVRRILRNLVGNAIEHGDAKPVQVVVDSDARTVAIAVRDQGVGMPPEDASRVFDRFWRADPSRKRTIGGTGLGLAISLGDAKLHGGRIDVWSRPGQGSTFVLTLPRNEQAATATSAIPLPELDESYDGPRAVREES; the protein is encoded by the coding sequence GTGCCGCCCGCCCCGCCCGCCGGCACCGCTCCCGGCACGGCAGCAGGCGCCGCCCCCGGCACGGCCACCGTGTCGATCGGGGTGGTCGGCCGCGGCCGACGACGGATGCGCCGCTGGGTCCGTCGTGGCTGGCGGCCCGTCGCGTACGTGTGGCGTCGGTCCCTGATGTTCCGCTCGGTCGCCATCACCGTGATGACGACCGGACTGGCGGTCGGGATCATCGGCACCGCCGTCATGGTGAGCATCTCGACGAACGTCTACTCGCAGCGCCGCGACCAGATCGAGTCCGAGTCGGCCCGCGCGACCATCGTCGCGCAGGGGATCTTCGACGCCGCCACCGCTGCCGAGGACAACAACCAGTCCGAGCTCGAGACGCTGCAGAACGAGGCGCAGCAGGCGATCCTGTCGAACACGACGAGCCCCGGCGGCACGAGCATCGCGATCGAGCGGAGCCCCGACCAGTCCACCCCGCAGACGCTGCAGACCATCGCGAGCCAGGACTTCCCGGACGCCGTCATCACGGACGCCCTGCGCAAGGAGGTCGGCGCGAACACCGGGAAGCTCAGCCTGCAGCCGGTGCAGCTCGACGACGACGGCCGCCGCGTGCCCGGGCTCGCCGTCGGCTCGACGCTGCAGATCCCGAGCGCCGGCCAGTACGAGCTGTACCTCGTCTACGACCTGTCCGATGCCCAGCAGACCCTCGACTTCGTGTCGCAGACGCTCTCGATCGGCGGCGTCGCGCTCATGGTGCTCATCGCCCTGGTGACGTCGCTCGTGGTCCGGTTGGTCGTCGTCCCGATCCGCGAGGCGGCGGAGACGAGCCGCAAGATCGCCGCCGGACGCCTCGACGAACGCATCCCGGTGCGCGGCCAGGACGACCTGGCGACCCTCGCGCGGAGCTTCAACGGCATGGCCGAGGCGGTCAGTCGGCAGATCACCCAGCTCGCCGAGCTCTCGCGCGTGCAGCAGCGCTTCGTGTCCGACGTGTCCCACGAGTTGCGCACGCCGCTCACCACCATCCGGCTCGCCGGCGACATGCTGTTCGACTCGCGGCACGCGTTCGAGCCCTCGGTCGGGCGCTCGGCCGAGCTCCTGCACGCCCAGGTGGAGCGGTTCGAACTGCTGCTCGCCGACCTGCTCGAGATCTCCCGCTACGACGCGCAGGCCGTGCAGCTCGACACGGAGCCGTCGGTGCCGGCGGCGCTCGCCGCGGACATCGTCGAGGAGTTCCGCCCCCTGGCCGAACGCGCCGGCATCGACCTGCAGCTCGCCACACCCGGCGGCCACACCACGATGCGACTCGACGCCAAGCGCGTCCGCCGCATCCTGCGCAACCTGGTCGGCAACGCGATCGAGCACGGTGACGCCAAGCCCGTCCAGGTCGTCGTCGACAGCGATGCCCGCACGGTCGCCATCGCGGTGCGCGACCAGGGCGTCGGCATGCCGCCGGAGGACGCCAGCCGCGTGTTCGACCGGTTCTGGCGCGCCGACCCGAGCCGCAAGCGCACCATCGGCGGCACCGGCCTCGGGCTCGCGATCAGCCTGGGGGACGCGAAGCTGCACGGCGGCCGGATCGACGTGTGGTCCCGCCCAGGGCAGGGATCGACGTTCGTGCTCACGCTGCCGCGCAACGAACAGGCCGCCACGGCGACGTCGGCGATCCCGCTGCCCGAGCTCGACGAGTCGTACGACGGCCCCCGCGCCGTGCGAGAGGAGTCCTGA